One Sphingomonas sabuli genomic region harbors:
- a CDS encoding GNAT family N-acetyltransferase, protein MRRARACDLSAIHAIMSDAEVMRFWSTPPHVDLSQTEAWLAGMIAADAAHESDEFVIEYDGVVIGKLGTWRPPELGFIISRHCWGRGFAKEALQAYIKHVKRRGSDELTADVDPRNAACLRLLEKCGFVETGRETATYVVNGRPCDSVYLQLDVQLYAEGEKRDETGT, encoded by the coding sequence ATGCGCCGCGCGCGCGCTTGCGATCTCTCAGCCATTCACGCGATCATGTCGGATGCCGAAGTGATGCGCTTTTGGTCGACGCCGCCGCACGTTGATCTCTCGCAAACGGAGGCATGGCTCGCAGGCATGATTGCGGCCGACGCGGCGCACGAAAGTGATGAGTTCGTGATTGAGTACGATGGCGTCGTCATCGGCAAGCTCGGCACCTGGCGCCCTCCGGAATTAGGCTTCATCATCAGCCGCCACTGCTGGGGCCGCGGCTTTGCGAAGGAGGCGCTTCAAGCGTACATCAAACATGTGAAACGGCGCGGCTCCGATGAGCTTACCGCCGACGTAGACCCGCGCAACGCCGCCTGCCTTCGGCTTCTCGAAAAGTGCGGGTTCGTGGAAACCGGGAGGGAGACGGCGACCTACGTCGTCAACGGGCGGCCCTGTGACAGCGTCTACCTGCAACTCGACGTCCAACTCTACGCCGAAGGGGAGAAGCGCGATGAAACGGGCACTTAA
- a CDS encoding MFS transporter — protein MTGREVAGTIAVLLAMALVVLDAGITNVALPTISAALHVSPATIVLVTSSYQLALLMALLPAAHVAGRYGSRRLFVLGVSIFTAASLAAALASSFPALVVARFVQGIGGAAVMALGIPLLRSVLGRDRLGAAIGWNALNVAICAAAAPAIGAFVLAAASWPALFLLNLPVGMLAFAAASALPADSGRGTRADPRSIVFHAAAAALLFLALENLVAIPFAAALLAFAGAACLGFLVRRNRFRAAPLLPLDLMGDRSLRLAVSASMLCFVAQSAGLLALPFYLQNTLRQNAVVTGQVLACWPLTVALTSRLAAKLAERVSTATLCASGTLILSAALLAIAALQPGPVVLAFYATVCGAGFGLFQIPNNRNLFLLAPEDRGEAAGGIQGTARLTGQTAGGVIVSLTFTLSPPIGTLPCIFFLAALFSLAAALFSLRQLSHAPRGPALCDA, from the coding sequence ATGACGGGTCGCGAAGTCGCTGGGACCATCGCCGTTCTCCTCGCGATGGCGCTGGTGGTGCTCGATGCGGGGATCACCAACGTGGCGTTGCCCACGATTTCCGCGGCGCTTCACGTCTCGCCGGCAACCATAGTCCTGGTGACGAGCTCATATCAGCTTGCCCTCCTGATGGCCTTACTTCCGGCGGCGCACGTCGCCGGCCGGTATGGCAGTCGCAGGCTGTTCGTACTCGGCGTGTCCATCTTCACCGCGGCGTCATTGGCGGCGGCGCTTGCCTCCAGTTTCCCTGCGCTTGTCGTAGCTCGGTTCGTGCAGGGCATCGGCGGCGCGGCCGTGATGGCTTTGGGCATTCCGTTGCTGCGAAGCGTGCTCGGACGCGATCGTCTTGGCGCGGCGATCGGCTGGAACGCGCTAAACGTGGCAATCTGCGCGGCCGCGGCGCCCGCGATCGGCGCATTCGTGCTTGCTGCGGCATCCTGGCCGGCGCTGTTCCTGCTTAACCTGCCCGTCGGGATGCTCGCGTTCGCCGCCGCCTCCGCGCTTCCGGCGGATAGCGGCAGGGGTACGCGTGCCGACCCGCGCAGCATCGTATTCCACGCGGCGGCAGCGGCGCTTCTCTTCTTGGCCCTCGAAAACCTCGTCGCGATACCGTTTGCAGCCGCACTTCTCGCGTTCGCAGGAGCAGCGTGTCTTGGCTTTCTGGTCCGGCGCAACCGGTTCAGAGCTGCGCCGCTCCTCCCGCTGGACCTCATGGGAGACCGTAGTTTGCGCCTTGCAGTCAGCGCCTCGATGCTCTGCTTCGTTGCCCAGTCTGCGGGTCTGCTTGCGCTGCCCTTCTACCTGCAGAACACATTGCGCCAGAACGCAGTTGTTACCGGCCAGGTGCTTGCCTGCTGGCCGCTGACGGTCGCGTTGACCAGTCGGTTGGCTGCAAAGCTGGCGGAGCGGGTCAGTACCGCCACTCTGTGTGCCTCGGGCACGCTGATCCTATCGGCAGCGCTATTGGCGATTGCAGCGTTGCAGCCGGGCCCGGTGGTGCTTGCCTTCTACGCCACCGTGTGCGGCGCCGGATTCGGCCTGTTCCAGATACCGAACAACCGCAACCTGTTCCTGCTGGCGCCGGAAGACCGGGGCGAAGCAGCGGGCGGAATCCAGGGAACGGCACGGCTCACCGGTCAAACCGCCGGCGGTGTGATTGTCTCACTCACCTTCACCTTGTCGCCGCCAATCGGTACGCTGCCCTGCATCTTTTTTCTAGCTGCGCTATTCAGCTTAGCCGCCGCGCTTTTCTCTCTGCGGCAGCTGAGCCACGCGCCACGAGGACCAGCCCTATGCGACGCGTGA
- a CDS encoding LysR family transcriptional regulator, which translates to MQPDLNLLRTLDVLLEEGSVAKAARRLHLSPSAMSRTLARLREVTGDQLLVRAGRGLVPTKRSEDIRQQVRSLVQDADILLRPQEGLNLSTLQRTFTLRTSDGFAETFGQALIRKIHDEAPGVQLRFVRKLDKDSAGLREGSIDLETGVVAGPISPEVRSQALFTDRYVGVVSAQHPLIGRKMTPQVYTGWPHVIAWRAGLDLGRVDELLDDFGLARKVMTTVDGFATALALCRGSELIATVPEKHTAALREGMHTFPVPLPAKEFTLSLLWHPRLDGDLAHRWLREAVRAACGSTLPIH; encoded by the coding sequence ATGCAACCGGATCTGAACCTGCTTCGCACGCTCGACGTTCTGCTTGAGGAAGGCAGCGTCGCAAAAGCGGCGCGGAGGCTCCATCTGAGCCCTTCGGCGATGAGCAGGACGCTCGCCCGGCTAAGAGAGGTTACCGGCGATCAGCTGCTGGTTCGGGCAGGCCGGGGCCTCGTTCCAACCAAGCGTTCCGAGGACATCCGGCAGCAGGTGCGAAGCCTGGTGCAGGACGCTGACATCCTATTGCGACCTCAGGAAGGGCTGAACCTCTCGACCCTCCAGCGGACATTCACTCTGCGCACCAGCGACGGATTTGCAGAGACGTTCGGGCAGGCTCTCATCCGCAAGATCCACGACGAAGCGCCGGGCGTTCAGCTTCGCTTCGTGCGGAAGCTCGACAAAGACAGCGCCGGATTGCGCGAAGGGTCCATCGACCTGGAGACCGGCGTCGTTGCAGGGCCGATCAGTCCTGAGGTCCGCTCGCAAGCCCTGTTCACGGACCGTTACGTTGGAGTTGTGTCGGCCCAGCACCCGCTGATCGGTCGGAAGATGACGCCCCAAGTCTACACTGGCTGGCCGCATGTGATCGCCTGGCGTGCCGGTCTGGATCTCGGTCGTGTCGACGAGTTGCTCGATGACTTCGGGCTGGCAAGGAAGGTGATGACAACGGTCGACGGTTTCGCGACCGCTCTTGCTTTGTGCCGCGGCTCAGAGCTCATTGCCACGGTGCCGGAAAAACACACGGCTGCCCTCCGCGAAGGTATGCACACCTTTCCGGTGCCTTTACCGGCCAAGGAGTTCACGCTCTCCCTGCTCTGGCATCCACGTCTAGACGGAGATCTAGCACACCGTTGGCTGCGCGAAGCCGTGCGCGCCGCTTGTGGATCGACGCTTCCAATCCACTGA
- a CDS encoding tyrosine-type recombinase/integrase, translating to MLNPSTTHLQQHFRGAKLPLKPMHISGMRVRLQVERRWRDLALLDVAIDSKLRGCDVVTLRSSDVLVGAVVRKRGMVIQQKTGRPVQFEITDQARQSISRWLEQRRAGSKDWLFPSRMNRECHLSARQYARLVKQWVKLIGLEPSAYATHSLRRTKVSLLYRKTGNLRACQLLLGDTKLESTVRYLGVELDDALEMSAALEI from the coding sequence ATGCTCAATCCATCCACGACCCACCTCCAACAACATTTCAGGGGTGCCAAGCTTCCGCTGAAGCCGATGCACATCTCGGGAATGCGGGTGAGGCTCCAGGTGGAGAGACGTTGGCGCGATCTGGCGCTTCTCGACGTTGCGATCGACAGCAAGCTTCGCGGCTGCGACGTGGTGACACTCCGATCGTCAGACGTGCTCGTCGGTGCTGTAGTGCGCAAGCGGGGCATGGTTATTCAGCAAAAAACCGGCCGACCCGTTCAGTTTGAGATTACCGACCAAGCGCGCCAGTCGATCTCCAGGTGGCTGGAGCAGCGAAGGGCAGGCTCAAAAGACTGGCTGTTTCCGAGCCGGATGAATCGAGAGTGCCACTTGTCAGCTCGGCAGTATGCTCGGCTCGTCAAACAGTGGGTAAAGCTAATCGGGCTCGAACCTTCGGCTTATGCAACTCACAGCCTCAGACGTACGAAAGTCTCGCTGCTTTACCGGAAGACCGGCAATCTAAGAGCGTGCCAGCTGCTCCTTGGCGACACCAAGCTGGAGAGCACCGTCCGCTATCTCGGCGTTGAACTGGACGATGCCTTAGAAATGTCGGCCGCGCTGGAGATCTGA
- the chrA gene encoding chromate efflux transporter — protein sequence MTTNAREETLLAIFLRFLRFGFLAWGGPVAQIALIKRELVEEQRWIEPSRFNRLLAIYQVLPGPEAHELCVHFGMLKRGRLGGFLAGLGFMLPGLVLILIIAWLYQRLDLHDPRIAIVFLGIQIGVISLIVRAVHRIADHTLTDPLLWAIGPACAAGAALDVSFWITLPAAGLTYAALSARRYAVAIVIIGVALLLAVLTTGNTLLLGSRVPTGTIAQVPWGSVAPLALFLSGLKAGLLTFGGAYTAIPFVRGDAVGRGWISEGQFLDSLALSGIIPAPLIIFATFVGYVAGGLPGALAMTAGIFMPAFAFAFLFYERLEQVVENEHLHTILEGVAAGVVGLIGVTAIQLAWNVSRSVPSLPVATIIFAIGLAVLYLWRSKLNVPAVVLGSAAMGGLFFS from the coding sequence ATGACGACGAACGCGCGCGAAGAAACGTTACTCGCGATATTTCTCCGTTTCCTTCGCTTCGGCTTTCTCGCCTGGGGTGGACCAGTTGCGCAGATTGCCTTGATCAAGCGCGAGCTCGTTGAGGAACAGCGGTGGATTGAGCCGTCCCGCTTCAACCGGCTTCTTGCGATTTACCAAGTCCTTCCCGGACCGGAAGCGCACGAGCTTTGCGTACATTTCGGCATGCTGAAGCGCGGGCGTCTCGGCGGTTTTCTTGCCGGCCTCGGTTTCATGTTGCCGGGGCTTGTCCTGATCCTGATAATCGCGTGGCTCTACCAACGGCTGGATCTTCACGATCCGCGAATAGCAATTGTCTTTCTCGGGATTCAGATCGGCGTCATCAGCCTTATCGTTCGCGCGGTGCATCGGATTGCCGATCACACGCTGACCGATCCCTTGTTGTGGGCAATCGGTCCCGCATGCGCTGCCGGCGCGGCCCTGGACGTCAGCTTCTGGATCACGTTGCCGGCGGCGGGACTGACCTACGCGGCCCTCTCGGCTCGCCGCTACGCAGTGGCGATTGTCATCATCGGAGTCGCATTGCTCCTGGCCGTCCTGACGACTGGCAATACGCTCCTTCTGGGCTCGAGAGTGCCAACCGGGACGATTGCACAAGTACCGTGGGGCAGCGTCGCACCGCTTGCCTTGTTCCTTTCCGGGCTGAAGGCGGGCCTGCTGACTTTTGGGGGAGCTTACACGGCCATTCCCTTTGTTCGGGGCGACGCAGTCGGCCGTGGCTGGATTAGCGAAGGACAGTTTTTAGATAGCCTCGCGCTTTCGGGCATCATTCCAGCGCCGCTCATAATCTTCGCGACCTTCGTTGGCTATGTCGCGGGAGGGCTTCCCGGCGCCCTTGCGATGACAGCCGGCATCTTCATGCCCGCTTTTGCATTCGCGTTCCTCTTCTACGAGCGCCTTGAGCAAGTGGTGGAGAACGAGCACCTCCACACTATTCTCGAAGGTGTTGCTGCTGGCGTCGTTGGACTAATCGGTGTCACCGCGATTCAGCTGGCGTGGAACGTCAGTCGCTCCGTACCTTCGCTGCCGGTCGCCACAATCATCTTCGCGATTGGGCTGGCCGTCCTGTATCTGTGGCGATCCAAGTTGAATGTACCCGCAGTCGTCCTGGGCTCGGCGGCGATGGGAGGCTTGTTTTTTAGCTGA
- a CDS encoding outer membrane protein, with translation MKNYFLAAVAAAAIASPALAQTVGPYVGIEGGVMFPKDTNVNANVNYMSPAIPDATYKNVATVNSKTGFDVDAIGGYDFGIFRLEGELGYKRAKTDSLQLNPSFVTAYRDATGVTLANSNFDLNDKVTVLSGMVNGLVDFELGGASVYGGVGAGRARVKLLGDSDNAWAYQGIAGVRIPVTSSVGVGLKYRYFRTAKLNFNENATVADAGVGFASSNHFSSHSVLASLIYNFGAPAAAMAPMPVAAPAPPPPPPPATQTCPDGTVIMATDICPAPPPPPPPPAPAPERG, from the coding sequence ATGAAGAACTATTTCCTAGCCGCTGTTGCGGCTGCTGCGATCGCGTCACCCGCGCTCGCTCAAACCGTCGGCCCGTATGTCGGCATCGAAGGCGGCGTCATGTTCCCCAAGGACACGAACGTGAACGCCAACGTGAACTACATGAGCCCCGCGATTCCGGACGCGACGTACAAGAATGTCGCAACCGTCAATTCCAAAACCGGGTTCGACGTGGACGCGATCGGCGGCTACGATTTCGGCATATTCAGGCTCGAGGGAGAGCTTGGCTACAAGCGCGCGAAGACCGACAGCCTCCAGCTGAATCCGTCATTCGTTACCGCCTATCGGGACGCAACCGGAGTTACGCTGGCAAACAGCAATTTCGATCTCAATGACAAGGTCACCGTCCTTTCCGGGATGGTCAACGGCCTCGTCGACTTCGAGCTCGGCGGAGCGTCGGTGTACGGCGGTGTCGGCGCCGGACGCGCCAGGGTCAAACTCCTCGGCGACAGCGACAATGCCTGGGCCTACCAGGGCATCGCCGGTGTTCGCATCCCGGTTACCTCCAGCGTCGGTGTCGGCCTGAAATATCGCTATTTCCGGACAGCGAAGCTTAACTTCAACGAGAATGCGACGGTCGCCGACGCCGGCGTTGGCTTTGCAAGCAGCAACCACTTCAGCTCGCACAGCGTTCTCGCCAGCCTGATCTACAATTTCGGCGCGCCGGCCGCGGCGATGGCTCCGATGCCTGTCGCCGCACCGGCACCTCCGCCGCCGCCTCCCCCGGCGACGCAGACCTGCCCCGATGGCACGGTTATCATGGCAACCGACATTTGCCCGGCTCCGCCGCCGCCGCCGCCACCACCGGCCCCGGCACCAGAGCGCGGATAA
- a CDS encoding sensor histidine kinase → MSIATLQKQLAMKSADKVELMKYLADLCASIGASMIDNPNRISLSSNVDDTVTNANISVSLGLIVTELVINALKHAFPGRNQKGKIEVDYSSSEEGWTLTVEDDGDGMPAESDTKPGLGTGIVEALAKQLDATVEVADQNPGTKVTVAHLS, encoded by the coding sequence ATGTCCATCGCTACACTTCAAAAGCAACTTGCAATGAAAAGCGCGGACAAGGTCGAACTGATGAAATATCTCGCTGACTTGTGCGCCAGCATCGGCGCGTCAATGATCGACAACCCTAACCGCATTTCCCTGTCGTCCAATGTCGACGACACCGTCACGAATGCTAATATTTCGGTTAGCCTTGGGTTGATAGTTACCGAGCTTGTCATAAACGCCCTGAAACACGCCTTCCCCGGCCGGAATCAGAAGGGCAAAATCGAAGTCGACTACTCATCGAGCGAGGAAGGTTGGACTCTGACGGTTGAGGACGACGGGGACGGCATGCCCGCGGAGAGCGATACAAAGCCTGGACTTGGCACTGGGATTGTCGAAGCTCTCGCGAAACAACTGGATGCCACTGTCGAGGTGGCGGACCAGAACCCCGGCACGAAAGTGACTGTTGCGCACCTTTCTTGA
- a CDS encoding TonB-dependent receptor domain-containing protein — protein MLRWRPSDRVEVNSFYGNVMIPHDRNMPLIFTGGAYLPPKVERRYFGLDWTISKARRHFFGSLATVALSYSWQVRGGLFRWENVATQLRTELYRNVQPDGSANRTVVASEDASSRSTSGEARLSHTRTEGGRRHTIHVTARGRATRRNYGPTAVVDLGPASIATRVDAPEPEFLFGADSDDHIRQLTGGIGYEGRWPGVGELSLGVQKANYEKVSNLPGLSPLVTKDDPWLINGTVAAYLTPKLVAYAGYTRGLEESGTAPANAVNRNSAPPALRTSQRDAGIRYTIAPGVNFVAGLFDVRKPYFTLDPDRVYRQLGTVRHRGIELSLAGQPAPGLTVIGGAVLLDAEVSGEAVSLGVIGPKPVGIAGRTLRFNADYRLPFFAPLSIDLGLNNRSSQAAGSQVHEALGGEQLTTGPKTTVDIGARYRFKLAAVPAVLRVQVTNLFDSYAWDAASNGSLRFSDTRRVAATLAADF, from the coding sequence GTGCTCCGCTGGCGGCCCAGCGACCGGGTCGAGGTCAACAGTTTCTACGGCAACGTGATGATCCCGCACGACCGCAACATGCCGCTGATCTTTACCGGCGGCGCCTACCTGCCGCCCAAGGTGGAGCGGCGATATTTCGGGCTCGACTGGACAATCAGCAAGGCCAGGCGGCACTTCTTCGGCAGCCTCGCGACGGTCGCGCTGTCGTACAGCTGGCAAGTGCGCGGCGGGCTATTCCGCTGGGAAAACGTCGCCACGCAATTGCGCACCGAATTGTATCGCAACGTCCAGCCTGACGGATCGGCGAACCGCACCGTGGTGGCCAGTGAAGACGCGTCGTCGCGGTCGACGTCCGGCGAGGCTCGCCTGTCTCACACACGCACCGAAGGCGGCCGGCGGCATACCATCCACGTCACGGCGCGCGGGCGCGCTACCCGCCGCAATTACGGACCGACCGCGGTCGTCGACCTTGGCCCGGCCTCGATCGCGACCCGGGTGGATGCGCCCGAACCTGAATTCCTGTTCGGGGCGGATTCCGACGATCACATCCGCCAGCTCACCGGCGGCATCGGCTATGAGGGTCGCTGGCCGGGCGTCGGCGAGCTCAGCTTAGGCGTCCAGAAGGCCAACTATGAAAAGGTCAGCAATCTCCCGGGCCTGTCGCCGCTAGTGACGAAGGACGATCCGTGGCTCATCAACGGCACCGTCGCCGCCTATCTGACGCCGAAGCTCGTCGCATATGCCGGCTACACCCGCGGACTTGAAGAAAGCGGCACCGCGCCCGCGAATGCGGTCAACCGCAACAGTGCACCGCCGGCGCTGCGCACCAGCCAGCGGGACGCCGGCATCCGCTATACGATCGCGCCTGGTGTCAATTTCGTCGCCGGCCTGTTCGACGTGCGCAAACCCTATTTCACGCTCGATCCCGACCGCGTCTATCGCCAGCTCGGCACGGTCCGCCATCGCGGGATCGAACTGTCGCTGGCGGGACAGCCCGCGCCGGGGCTGACCGTGATCGGCGGCGCCGTCCTCCTCGATGCCGAAGTTTCGGGCGAGGCCGTCAGCCTGGGCGTGATCGGGCCGAAGCCGGTTGGCATCGCGGGCCGTACGCTGCGCTTCAACGCCGATTATCGCCTGCCCTTCTTCGCCCCATTGTCCATCGACTTGGGTCTCAACAACCGCAGCAGTCAGGCCGCCGGCTCCCAGGTGCACGAAGCGCTGGGCGGAGAACAGTTGACGACCGGCCCCAAGACGACGGTCGACATCGGCGCGCGCTACCGGTTCAAGCTTGCTGCGGTCCCGGCCGTCCTGCGCGTCCAGGTGACCAACCTGTTCGACAGCTACGCGTGGGACGCGGCGTCGAACGGATCGCTGCGCTTCAGCGACACCCGCCGCGTCGCCGCAACGCTCGCGGCGGATTTCTGA
- a CDS encoding protein-disulfide reductase DsbD family protein, whose product MTRLFLRIAAWAAHAIVAALLLGSVARAQLPPAGENAISARLLAESPTVAPGGKVTLAIAMQPRPGWHGYWQNPGDSGGETKVDWTLPAGVTAGPLQYPVPHRLLFSGMMNYVYESGYALLVDIAVPQGIAAGSSLPVRAKVDYIACTSEVCVPEKAELALTLRAGAPSTANAATFDGFRKALPKPLGSQARFELAGDRFRLAVPLPAGVAAKSPYFYPLSYGAFEHNAVQTVTRTGDTLIVDVESAGSAPTEVAGVLDLGTGTGLSLTAVPGPVAAAGAAPGATSETGLTAILAALFGAILGGLLLNLMPCVFPILSLKALSLAKAGGEEGAARRDALAYTAGAVLTCLALGAGLLALRATGVAAGWAFQLQDPRVIFILLLLVTAIALNLAGLFELPAVTGGDRLAGQRGARGSFWTGALAAFVATPCTGPFMGVALGAALILPVAAALAIFAGLGLGLALPFLLLGFVPALRRQLPRPGPWMARFRRLLSIPMFVTALALAWVLGRQSGADGMALGLAAALALALALWIAGRRQQGGGRAWLGLVPAAAAAVAALVFLPAAGSTVTPASKSAESNLKTEPFSEARLAELQQGGRKVFVYFTADWCLTCKVNEKVALERSDVAKAFGTGEVAVLVGDWTTGDAAIGRFLEAHGRSGVPLYLFYAPGRPVVTLPQVLTPARLISLVS is encoded by the coding sequence ATGACCAGACTTTTCCTTCGGATCGCGGCCTGGGCCGCTCATGCGATTGTTGCGGCACTGCTGCTGGGCTCAGTGGCCCGGGCGCAGCTTCCGCCCGCTGGCGAGAACGCGATCAGCGCGCGCCTGCTGGCGGAATCGCCGACGGTCGCGCCCGGCGGGAAGGTGACGCTCGCGATTGCCATGCAGCCGCGGCCGGGGTGGCATGGCTATTGGCAGAACCCGGGCGACAGCGGCGGCGAAACCAAGGTCGACTGGACGCTCCCGGCCGGTGTCACCGCGGGGCCGCTACAATATCCGGTGCCGCACCGGCTGCTGTTCTCCGGCATGATGAATTACGTCTACGAAAGCGGTTACGCGCTGCTGGTCGACATCGCCGTGCCGCAGGGGATTGCGGCGGGCTCGTCGCTGCCGGTGCGGGCGAAGGTCGATTATATCGCCTGCACGTCGGAGGTGTGCGTTCCCGAAAAGGCGGAGCTTGCGTTGACCCTGCGCGCCGGGGCGCCGAGCACCGCCAATGCGGCGACGTTCGATGGTTTCAGGAAGGCCCTGCCCAAGCCGCTCGGCAGCCAGGCGCGGTTCGAACTTGCCGGCGACCGGTTCCGGCTGGCCGTGCCGCTCCCGGCCGGGGTGGCGGCGAAATCGCCCTATTTCTATCCGCTCAGTTACGGCGCGTTCGAACATAATGCCGTGCAGACCGTGACTCGCACCGGCGACACGTTGATCGTCGACGTCGAATCGGCGGGCTCAGCGCCGACGGAGGTCGCGGGCGTACTCGATCTCGGTACGGGCACCGGCCTGTCGCTGACGGCTGTTCCCGGACCGGTGGCTGCTGCCGGGGCGGCACCGGGTGCCACGTCCGAAACGGGGCTGACGGCCATCCTCGCGGCCCTGTTCGGCGCGATCCTCGGCGGGCTGCTGCTCAACCTCATGCCGTGCGTTTTTCCGATCCTCAGCCTCAAGGCCCTCAGCCTGGCCAAGGCGGGCGGAGAAGAAGGCGCGGCGCGGCGCGATGCCCTCGCTTATACGGCTGGCGCGGTGCTGACCTGCCTTGCGCTCGGCGCCGGGCTGCTGGCACTGCGCGCGACCGGCGTTGCGGCAGGCTGGGCCTTCCAGCTGCAGGATCCGCGAGTCATCTTCATCCTCCTGCTGCTGGTCACGGCCATCGCGCTCAACCTGGCGGGACTGTTCGAACTGCCCGCCGTTACTGGCGGCGACCGGCTGGCCGGCCAACGCGGCGCGCGCGGGTCGTTCTGGACCGGTGCGCTGGCGGCCTTCGTGGCGACCCCTTGCACGGGACCCTTCATGGGGGTCGCCCTCGGTGCTGCGCTCATCCTGCCAGTGGCTGCGGCGCTGGCGATCTTTGCCGGTCTCGGCCTCGGGCTTGCCTTGCCTTTCCTGCTTCTCGGCTTCGTCCCGGCCCTGCGCCGGCAGCTGCCGCGCCCGGGACCCTGGATGGCGCGTTTCCGCCGCCTGCTGTCGATCCCGATGTTCGTCACTGCACTCGCGCTGGCGTGGGTGCTCGGGCGGCAATCGGGCGCCGATGGCATGGCCCTCGGGCTTGCCGCGGCACTTGCGCTCGCTCTTGCCTTGTGGATCGCCGGCCGCCGGCAGCAGGGCGGCGGGCGCGCCTGGCTGGGCCTTGTGCCGGCGGCCGCTGCGGCAGTTGCAGCCCTGGTTTTCCTGCCCGCCGCGGGCAGCACCGTGACGCCAGCTTCCAAGTCGGCCGAGAGCAATCTCAAGACCGAACCGTTCAGTGAGGCGCGGCTGGCCGAGCTGCAGCAAGGCGGGCGCAAGGTGTTCGTCTATTTCACCGCCGACTGGTGCCTGACCTGCAAGGTCAACGAAAAGGTCGCGCTGGAACGGTCCGACGTCGCCAAGGCCTTCGGAACGGGCGAGGTCGCGGTCCTGGTCGGCGACTGGACGACGGGCGATGCGGCGATCGGCCGGTTTCTCGAAGCCCACGGCCGCTCGGGCGTCCCGCTCTACCTTTTCTACGCGCCGGGCCGTCCGGTCGTGACATTGCCGCAGGTGCTGACCCCGGCCCGCCTCATTTCACTCGTCAGCTAG
- a CDS encoding thioredoxin family protein — protein MRLSLPIYATVALLAACTDTPQVQAANVIGKPAPNFTLPSIDGKQVSLSDYRGKTVVLEWTNPECPFVRKHYGSGNMQKTQATAIKDGAVWLSINSGAPGNQGHMTAAEAKGVVAKSGARPTAYLLDPSGKVGHAYDAKTTPHMYIINKSGTLVYAGGIDDKPSADQADIKTARNHVLAALAEIKAGKKVSVATARPYGCSVKY, from the coding sequence ATGAGACTGTCGTTGCCCATCTATGCCACCGTGGCCTTGCTGGCCGCGTGCACCGATACCCCCCAGGTTCAGGCCGCCAATGTCATCGGCAAGCCCGCGCCGAACTTCACGCTTCCCAGCATCGATGGAAAGCAGGTCAGCCTGTCCGACTATCGCGGCAAGACCGTGGTGCTGGAATGGACCAACCCCGAATGCCCGTTCGTGCGCAAGCATTACGGTAGCGGCAATATGCAGAAGACGCAGGCCACGGCGATCAAGGACGGAGCCGTGTGGCTGTCGATCAATTCCGGCGCGCCCGGAAACCAGGGGCACATGACCGCTGCCGAAGCGAAGGGCGTCGTGGCCAAGTCCGGCGCGCGGCCGACCGCTTACCTGCTCGATCCGTCGGGCAAGGTCGGCCACGCCTATGACGCGAAGACCACGCCGCACATGTACATCATCAACAAGTCCGGGACGCTGGTTTACGCAGGCGGCATCGACGACAAGCCGAGCGCCGACCAGGCCGACATCAAGACCGCCCGCAACCACGTCCTTGCCGCGCTCGCGGAAATCAAGGCCGGCAAGAAGGTGTCGGTCGCGACGGCCCGGCCCTACGGCTGCTCGGTGAAATATTGA